The sequence CAGGGTTTCATTTTGCATACCCATTGAACCACCTTTGACAACTGAAGCACGGGCACGGTCTTGTTGCTCTTTCATAGCCGCTTCAAATCCCGCAATGTCAAGGGTCATACCACGGTGCTCAGCCAATTCTTCTGTCAATTCTACTTGGAAACCATAGGTATCATAGAGTTTGAAAATGTCACGACCATCAATCTCAGACTTGCCTTCTGCCGCCAATTTGTCCATCAATTGTTCAGCAAATTGTGAACCTGTATGGATAGTACGAGCAAACGACTCTTCTTCACTCTTAACAATCTTCTCAATGAAGGTACGTTTTTCAAGTACTTCTGGATAGTAGCTTTCCATGATATTGCCAACTGTCTCCACCAATTTGTACAAGAATGGCTCCGTAATACCCAAACGTTGACCATGCATAGAAGCACGACGAAGGAGACGACGAAGGACATAACCACGGCCTTCATTTCCAGGAAGGGCACCGTCACCAATGGCAAATGAAAGAGCACGGATGTGGTCTGCGATAACCTTGAAGCTCATGTTGTCGCCATCTTGGTCATAAGTCTTACCAGAAATCTTTTCTACTTCACGAATGATTGGCAAGAAGAGGTCCGTTTCAAAGTTAGTCTTAGCCCCTTGGAAAATAGCTGCCAAACGCTCCAAACCAGCGCCCGTATCGATGTTTTTATTTGGCAATTCCTTATACTCAGAACGCGGAACAGCTGGGTCTGCATTAAACTGGGACAATACGATATTCCAAATCTCGATATAACGGTCATTTTCAATATCTTCTTCCAAGAGACGGATACCGATGTTTTCAGGGTCAAAGTCAGTACCACGGTCAAAGAAAATCTCCGTATCTGGACCAGAAGGGCCCGCACCAATTTCCCAGAAGTTATCTTCAAGCGGAATCAAGTGGCTTGGCTCAACACCAAGAGCAATCCAACGATTGTATGAATCCACATCATCAGGATAGTAAGTCATATAGAGCTTGTCTTTTGGAAAGGCAAACCATTCTGGGCTTGTCAAGAGCTCAAAGCCCCACTCAATCGCTTCATCACGGAAATAATCACCAATAGAGAAGTTACCAAGCATTTCAAACATGGTGTGGTGGCGGGCTGTCTTACCAACGTTTTCAATATCATTGGTACGGATAGATTTTTGAGCGTTTGTAATCCGTGGGTTATCTGGAATGACAGAGCCATCAAAGTATTTCTTTAGGGTTGCCACACCAGAGTTGATCCACAAAAGAGTTGGATCATTTACTGGGACAAGATTTGCTGAAGGCTCAACAGAGTGACCCTTTGATTTCCAGAAATCCAACCACATTTGACGAATTTGAGCAGAAGATAAATTTTTCATAAATTAAGATACTAAGGGCGTTAAGCGGACACCGTCAAAATAGGAAACCTGACGAAGACGCTTGCGTCTAGGAAGGGTTTCTCTTTTTGACAAAGTCCGTAGCCCGAGTTCATTTCAGAATAAACTCGATGCCCTTTCCTTTCATAAGTGATAGTTAGGCGGATTCAATTTAACGAAACAGTTAAACTGAACAATTATTTTAAGATTAAGTTGATGCATCTTCCATCATTTCGACGTAGTCAATTGCGACCACCAAGGAAATGACCAAATCTGCATAGGAGTCCTCCATTACAGTAACGGAGTAATGAGAAGTTAAATGAAAGAGTTCTTTGGAGATTTCGGCTACGAGCATACCATCTGGCCTTTTCAAGCGAAAATCCAAATCCCAGATATTTCCGTCTAGGATTAAACCTAGATTTTCCACAGTATAGCGATCCTTGAAAAAAGTAAATTCCTTTTGCAAGTAGAAAGAATGACCATCTGCCATATCAATGGTAAACTGGGGCAGGAAGGTCAAAAACTTCTTAGTAATCTGACAAACTTCCCCACCTCTGGAATTGGTCACGATAAATCGTTTTGGAATTTCGAGAAAAGATCCCTCCACTTGATAAGCAAGATTCCCAAAACTATCACGAATATCAAATTTTTCACCACCAAAGGTAAAACGCTGTTTCACTTGAAATTGCTTCATGATAACCCTCCAAAAAAAATAACAAGAAACCAAACGAAGGGCGAAAAACCGCGGTACCACCTTCATTCAATGACTTGTCATTCTCATTTCATAACCTGTATTCAATTGTAGAAATTAAGTAGCAAGAAGGAAGTCTGTCTTGGCTCGCAACAACCGCCAAGTTTCTGAAATCAGAGTATTCCTTCCAATCTTAATTATTCACCTGAAGAACTTGATTCCGTCGTGCTAGATGCTTCTGTTGAAGAACTAGACTCTGAAGTTGAAGAACTTTCAGTAGTGGATGTGATGTATTGTGAAAGAACGTTTTGGAAGGCTGCATCTTTCACTTTCACGTTTGCATCTTGAAGGGCTTGCGAAACAACACCTGCGATGAAGGTTGAATCAGCCTGTTTTTCTTTCAAAATAACTTCTTTCAAGATGTCTTTGTAATCTTCCCAGTTTGAAGATTTTTCTGTTTTGGTATTCAATTTCACAACATAGTAAGATGTTGTATAGGTTGTCATATCAACAACTGTTACAACTGATGCTCCCACTTGACCTTCATCCAAGGCAAAGATTGCTGTTTGGACTTCTGTTGGAATATCTGTTGAGGTTGAGTCGAAGGTAACAGTTCCACCATCTTCTTTAGTGGTTGAATCCGTTGAGTTATCTTTTGCCAATTGGGCAAAATCAGCACCATCTTTTTGTGCTTCAGCCAAAATCTCTTTAGCTTTTGTTTCATCATCTAGTTTAATGATTTGGGCAGTCACTTCTGGTGTATAAGCTTCATAAGCAGCTTGGTAGTTTTCATCTGTCAATTCTTTTTCTGCGGCTTGTTTTACTGCATACTCAACCAATTTGTTGGTACGGATTTGCTGCTTGTAAGTTTCAGCTGTCAAACCTGCAGATGTCAAGGCTGCTTCAAATGAATCACCATATTGTGAAGCCATTGTGTCATAAGCTTCATTGACTTCTGCATCTGTGACTTTATCGCCATATTTTTCTTCAAAAACTTCTGTAATAACCATAGACAAGAGAACTTGTTGAGCAGAAGAGTTTGTCTTCACTTGTTCATAGAACTCAGAAACAGTAATCGTTTGACCCTTCATGGTCACGATGTCAGTATCCGTTGAACTTGAGCAAGCTGCAAGAGTCACTGTTGCCAACAAGGTAACAGCTCCTGCAATGAGTTTTTTTGTCTTCATGTATGTGTTACTCCTTTTTTCTTTAACTCAATTATTATATCATAAAACCTTAAAACTTGCTTAATTTTCATCAGTCAAAAGGTCAACTTCCTCCACATTTTTACGGATTAAGAGCAAACCATCGCTGATGGAGACTAGGCTGGCTGTCAGATCAGGGTGTTGTAAGGTTGCATCAAACAACTTATGCAGGCCACGATAGATAGTTCGCTGCCCCCGTCTCACTTCTTCAATTGGCAAGGCAACATCTCCGCCTTGGAAGATATCATCAATCACAATCATGCCACCTTTTTTCAGTTTTTTCAAAACATCCGGCAAAAAGACGATGTACTTAGATTTGGCAGAATCCATAAATACAAAATCATAAGAGCTATCATCCAAGCCGGGCAAGATATCCTGCGCCTCACCTTCCAAAAGTTGAATCTGTTTTCGCTCATCGAACTGAGCAAAATTGCGCTTGGCCAAGCCAATCATCTCCTCATTGCGATCAATGGTCGTAATCCGAGCCTCAGGGCAATTTTCAGCCATTAGTAAGGCAGAAAAACCAATCGCTGTCCCAATTTCCAAGATATCCTTGGGCTGGATAGACTGCAAGAGTAGACGGAAAAAAGCAACAGTCTCATGCGGAATCACAGGGATGTTTTCTTCTTGAGCAAATTCCGCTAGTTCCTTCAAAAATCCGATATTTGGCGCCTGTTTTGTACGCATAAAATCCACAATTTCTTCCTTAACAACTGGACGGCGCATATTGTGGTTTGCATTTTTTGAATAAGTTTCAACCATAATCTTCAGTATAGCACAGGAACAGCATAGGGTCAAGGAAGATAAGGAAAAACCACCTCCCATAGGAGGCGGTTACTTAGCCCGCAATTTGAATACTAAATCCAAGTCGTTCTGCCAAATAGCTGAGCTTCTGCATTTGATCTAGCTTACTAAGGAAGAAATAATTTTTCTCATCATTGAGATAGATGGCACCTACTACCGCATCTTGCAAAAGCAAAATGTGATTGATATTAGAAATCCACTTCAACTGACTATCTCTCGTGTCCAACTGGAAGAGCTTAGACCAGAGAGTGATTCCTGAACGCTGCATAAAGGGAACTTTGTCAAAACCTTGAATGAAGCTAGACAAGAACTCAGTCTGACCTGTCACAACAATATAGTTGCGTTGAATGAGCAGATAGACCAAAATATACCATAGATTGTTTTTTTCTGAGTCCGTAAATTTCTCCAACAAATCTTGGAAGAACTCAGGCGCAATCAAGGTTTCCAGATGGTCCAATAAGGCTTCTGGATCTTGTGCAAAAACAATTTCTTTGAGTTGACGGTAAACAATCTCGTCACCTTCTGATAGAATATCCGCAATCTCAAAGATATCTTGGAGAGATTCTTCTGTAAACATGCAAACTCCTTTCATTATTTATTTTGTCGCTGTCTCGACATTGCTTTTCTTAATAAAATTGTACATCATCCGCAAATTCCCAAGTGACATGGGGGGCTTGCTCTTGGATGAAATGATAGACATCATTGAAGTCAAATTCTGCTAATTTACCCACAGGCATACTGATTAAAAATTGACGATTCGCTCCATAAAAGAGGAAATCTTTTTTCAAGATGACATACTGCAGCCCCTCGCTCTGACGAACCACATATTGAATAGAAACAATATCTTCCCAACTAAAGTTAGACCTTGGCCCAAACATAGTCGGACGTAGTTCGACACCCTGTTCTCCAATCACAAGGGCTGGTGCTTGTCTTCTGATAAAAATCCCCCAGCCAGTAAAAACAAGGGCTGAAATCAATAAAACTAGAGCCATTAGGAACCGATTCTCCCCAGTCTTGGAGTGAGTCAGTAAACCCAGGACAATCACAAATAAACAAGCTGCCGTCGCAAATGGAATCAGACTAGAGCGGTTATAGGAAATCATCTTTATAGGTGCACACCTTTCTCAACAAGAGCTTCCAACTCTGTCAGGCGGGCTTCAAAGACCTTGAAGGCATCATTGAGATAGTCTTCCTTGGTCATATCCACGCCAGCTTTTGCAATGACATTGAGTGGGTAATCAGAGCTACCTGCCTTAAGGTAGTTGAGGTAGTTTTCCTTATCCTCTGGGCTACCATTGACAATCTTGTCTGCCAAAGCAGACGCTGCCGCAAAGCCAGTTGAATATTGGTAAACATAGAAATTGTAATAGAAATGTGGAATACGAGCCCACTCGTACTGAATCAGTGGATTTTCTTCCGCAGACAAGCCG is a genomic window of Streptococcus sp. 29896 containing:
- the alaS gene encoding alanine--tRNA ligase — its product is MKNLSSAQIRQMWLDFWKSKGHSVEPSANLVPVNDPTLLWINSGVATLKKYFDGSVIPDNPRITNAQKSIRTNDIENVGKTARHHTMFEMLGNFSIGDYFRDEAIEWGFELLTSPEWFAFPKDKLYMTYYPDDVDSYNRWIALGVEPSHLIPLEDNFWEIGAGPSGPDTEIFFDRGTDFDPENIGIRLLEEDIENDRYIEIWNIVLSQFNADPAVPRSEYKELPNKNIDTGAGLERLAAIFQGAKTNFETDLFLPIIREVEKISGKTYDQDGDNMSFKVIADHIRALSFAIGDGALPGNEGRGYVLRRLLRRASMHGQRLGITEPFLYKLVETVGNIMESYYPEVLEKRTFIEKIVKSEEESFARTIHTGSQFAEQLMDKLAAEGKSEIDGRDIFKLYDTYGFQVELTEELAEHRGMTLDIAGFEAAMKEQQDRARASVVKGGSMGMQNETLAAITEESAFVYGQTALEASLSVIVADNERTEAVSEGQALLVFDQTPFYAEMGGQVADHGFVKNAAGDIVATVIDVQKAPNGQPLHTVELSASISVGQTYTLEIETKRRKGVEKNHTATHLLHAALHNIIGEHATQAGSLNEQDFLRFDFTHFEAVTAEELRRIEEEVNEQIWNAIPVVTVETDIDTAKEMGAMALFGEKYGKEVRVVTIGDYSVELCGGTHVGNTAEIGIFKILKEEGIGSGTRRIIAVTGREAFLAYRDQEDALKEVAATIKSPQIKEVPNKVESLAQQVRDLQKENAALKEKAAAAAAGDVFKDVKDANGIRYIASQVQVSDAGALRTFADNWKQKDYSDVLVLVAAIGDKVNVLVASKSSDVHAGNLIKILAPIVAGRGGGKPDMAMAGGSDASAIQTLLNSVAENL
- a CDS encoding LURP-one-related/scramblase family protein, with protein sequence MKQFQVKQRFTFGGEKFDIRDSFGNLAYQVEGSFLEIPKRFIVTNSRGGEVCQITKKFLTFLPQFTIDMADGHSFYLQKEFTFFKDRYTVENLGLILDGNIWDLDFRLKRPDGMLVAEISKELFHLTSHYSVTVMEDSYADLVISLVVAIDYVEMMEDAST
- the prsA gene encoding peptidylprolyl isomerase PrsA — encoded protein: MKTKKLIAGAVTLLATVTLAACSSSTDTDIVTMKGQTITVSEFYEQVKTNSSAQQVLLSMVITEVFEEKYGDKVTDAEVNEAYDTMASQYGDSFEAALTSAGLTAETYKQQIRTNKLVEYAVKQAAEKELTDENYQAAYEAYTPEVTAQIIKLDDETKAKEILAEAQKDGADFAQLAKDNSTDSTTKEDGGTVTFDSTSTDIPTEVQTAIFALDEGQVGASVVTVVDMTTYTTSYYVVKLNTKTEKSSNWEDYKDILKEVILKEKQADSTFIAGVVSQALQDANVKVKDAAFQNVLSQYITSTTESSSTSESSSSTEASSTTESSSSGE
- a CDS encoding O-methyltransferase: MVETYSKNANHNMRRPVVKEEIVDFMRTKQAPNIGFLKELAEFAQEENIPVIPHETVAFFRLLLQSIQPKDILEIGTAIGFSALLMAENCPEARITTIDRNEEMIGLAKRNFAQFDERKQIQLLEGEAQDILPGLDDSSYDFVFMDSAKSKYIVFLPDVLKKLKKGGMIVIDDIFQGGDVALPIEEVRRGQRTIYRGLHKLFDATLQHPDLTASLVSISDGLLLIRKNVEEVDLLTDEN